A single Caretta caretta isolate rCarCar2 chromosome 2, rCarCar1.hap1, whole genome shotgun sequence DNA region contains:
- the TMPPE gene encoding transmembrane protein with metallophosphoesterase domain, translated as MISFKQLPLEAKAAVAAGVVFFSMMISQTFLAEQLEFGTQRWLRRLQMALFVNALMLIGSLYIWRCIVTTFYRLSAAYSYCFLPWKIAVLTFLALAHSSFFTLLFLVAEEPYFFSLASYTCLGAYIILIFFLFTLGSVEQVYKLLVSRGAKTSGINKSSKTVMKPVLVVMVTVALTAVGLLNASQPPAVTSVVIPVHKLPLSMDGLKVVLLSDIHLGPTVGKTKLAMVVQMVKALKPDITVIVGDLSDSEVMAIRPAVEPLSELNSPLGTYFVTGNHEYYTSDVNSWFELLKSFNIHPLHNENVKISSPRSSNDWFCLAGVDDIEAQVMRYSGHGMDLKKALVDCSADHAIVLLAHQPLAAKWALQDRPDINLILSGHTHGGQIFPLNAGAYLLNPFFVGLYKVGQSTFVYVSPGTMYYGIPMRLGSRAEITEIILHSP; from the coding sequence ATGATCTCCTTCAAGCAATTGCCGCTTGAAGCAAAGGCTGCAGTGGCTGCTGGAGTTGTCTTCTTCTCCATGATGATATCCCAGACCTTCCTGGCAGAGCAACTTGAGTTCGGTACACAGAGGTGGCTGCGGAGATTACAGATGGCACTGTTTGTTAATGCGCTGATGCTCATAGGTTCTCTTTACATCTGGAGATGTATAGTGACCACATTCTACAGGCTTTCAGCTGCTTACTCCTATTGTTTCCTACCATGGAAAATAGCTGTGCTAACGTTTCTAGCTTTGGCACACTCAAGCTTTTTTACATTGCTGTTTCTTGTTGCAGAAGAGCCCTATTTCTTTTCCTTAGCTTCTTACACATGTCTAGGAGCCTATATAatccttattttctttctcttcacTCTGGGCTCTGTAGAGCAAGTTTATAAACTCTTGGTCAGCAGAGGTGCTAAGACAAGTGGTATCAATAAGAGTAGTAAAACTGTGATGAAACCTGTTTTGGTTGTTATGGTGACAGTTGCTCTGACTGCTGTTGGGTTGTTGAAtgcctcccagcctcctgcagtgACCTCAGTGGTGATTCCTGTTCACAAACTGCCTTTGTCCATGGATGGCCTGAAGGTGGTGTTGCTATCAGATATCCACCTGGGACCCACTGTAGGGAAGACTAAACTTGCAATGGTTGTGCAGATGGTCAAAGCTTTAAAACCCGATATCACTGTGATTGTAGGTGATCTATCAGATTCTGAAGTGATGGCCATCCGACCTGCTGTTGAACCTCTTAGTGAGCTTAATTCCCCATTGGGAACTTACTTTGTCACTGGAAACCATGAGTATTATACTTCTGATGTCAACAGCTGGTTTGAATTACTGAAGTCATTTAACATTCATCCACTCCACAATGAGAATGTGAAGATCTCTTCTCCAAGGAGCAGCAATGATTGGTTCTGTCTGGCTGGGGTTGATGATATTGAAGCTCAGGTTATGCGCTATTCTGGGCATggcatggatttaaaaaaagccCTAGTTGACTGCAGTGCTGATCATGCAATAGTACTTCTGGCTCATCAGCCACTGGCTGCAAAATGGGCTCTCCAAGATCGCCCAGACATAAATTTGATCCTTTCTGGCCACACTCACGGTGGGCAAATATTCCCTCTGAATGCTGGTGCCTATTTGCTGAATCCCTTCTTTGTTGGCTTGTATAAAGTTGGGCAGAGCACTTTCGTATATGTCAGCCCGGGGACTATGTATTATGGAATTCCAATGAGGCTGGGCAGCAGAGCTGAAATAACGGAGATCATCCTGCACTCTCCCTGA